From the genome of Platichthys flesus chromosome 10, fPlaFle2.1, whole genome shotgun sequence:
CAACTGATTGGAATTTTAACCAAGCTAGCAGCATGGCCGAATGTCGTTTCAACAACTAGCCTACAGGATGGACGATTCCATTTCTTAAATTTGTCCTATACTTTGGTTTCCTAAccaaaccatagactgtgtctAAAGATTTCTGACatatctccacttcctccaactatCCACAAATAAACCCAAATATCCAGGATACGAACACTGCTATCATGCCCATTCAGAGCCTTATTGGGGGATGGAGCCTCATGTGAGGTCTCCTCGCTACATGCCCTCGACCAATTGTAAGTCAGTTGTCTTCACACCATGTCAGGAGAACGGGAAGAACAGGAAAGCAAGGAAAACCAAGATGTTAACCCGACTACATCATATGAATTAGCCACGTTTACTGTTAAGAGTCTAAAGCTGTCGATTGAAACCAGGTAAAAATGGTTCacagcttttttcattttagttttattgattttattgaaGATAATATTATTTGCTAACTCTGTTAGCTCGGCCTGGCTAATATGAGGTAAATGCACCCTCTGTATCATGGTCAGCATGTTGACACATTAAACCCATAGAACCAATGAGCTCAAATACAACTTCACAGAATGGCTAGCATGTAGACGATCACCCTAACTTTGCTCTTCCTGTATTGAAGGTCCCTCctaaaccttttatttatttcatcagttttaattattttatattaggAATTTAACCAACAAATTATGGTTTCAATTAGGAACATCTAATGTGGGTTTTTTTTAACACGCACTGCCCCACTCTGCCTGGGACCCTAGGAGTGCTGCAGTTGAAACCAAATcaaactattttttattttttttaaaccaaaataGTAATCACGTCATCCCATTCTTATGGATACTAACACTTACCATGGTTACTCTCTTGCTGTGCTTCCTGTCCTGCAGTTTGCTCGGTCCCTTCACTGGTCTCATTCTCTGTGGCCTTCGATTTGGGTTTCTTTGCTACAGGTGGTGGCATCTTGCTCGCTTTCTTCAAAGACTCTGATTCACTCACCACCTTTGTTACAGGGGAAACCTCCAGCTTATTCTGCACTCTTGTCTTGGCCTCTGTCACTGGCTTGGTCTCAATCACCACCTTCCGGTTGCTCTTGGAGAAGATAAAGCTTGCTGTGCTAGTGGGGGACTTGGGGGACCTTTGGAGGTCTAGTGGTGATGTCGGTGATGGCACGCTGAGGCGAGACGCAGGGCTCTCTTTTGATCTGGCTGCTGTCCGCAGCCGGATGGCCTCCTGTAGTTTCATGGAAGGAGAGGCAGTCGTAGCAGGGGGAGACTTTTTTGTAGGGGAGGGTACTGTGGATGAAGATGCAGGTGGAGCCACAAGAGACTGGGACTTGGGTAAAGCTGGTTGTGAAGTGACGATGGCAGGCAGAGAAGTGGATGTAGGACAGGTCACTATCAGAGACCTTCTGATAGGTTTTTGAGGAGCTTCTCCATTGGCAGATGAGGTTGGAGCCTGATCACTGGGCTGCTGTTTTCTCATTGTGACCTCTGTCTTGAGTTCCTCTTGAGCTTTAGGGGGCTCGGGACTGCTGTTGACAGACCGCAGTTTGACCATCTGTAGGAGGGAGGGGGTTACAAAAGGAGTGGGTTCCTCCTCTACAACATGAGCAGAGTTCAGCTCTTGGCTTTGGTTTTCTGTGCTTACAGTACTAGACTGAAGCTTAATGCTGGTAAGACCCTGCATAGGTAAAGGTGGAGGCAAAGGAATGTTTACAGATTGAGAAGGAGCTGGTTCTTCTGGTGAAGGAGAGGTTTCAGGACCTTGTGGTATTGACACTTCAGATGGTTGCGATGGTGGGACCTCATCGGTTGTTTGTCGAGGTACAGCCTGAGGTTGCTCTACCGGAGGCGGAGGTGGGATACTCTGTGGGGGAAGGAGAATACTGCTAGTTGAAACTTGATTAATTTCAGGGTCGGGTACGATGTCTTCTTTTGGAAGATCAATATCCCGCTCTGACACATAGGGCTGTGATTGTAGGGTTGGTGAAGGTGGAATACTTTGTGGTGGGTTGAGCTTGCAAGCAAGGGTTTCTTCTACAGATGATTGAGAGACACTTTCTTGtgaagacaaaagaacaacCTCTTCAGTAGATGGCGCGAGTATCTCTGTCGAAGGGGGGTCCTTGATAGCCAGTCGAGGGGAGGACTGTTTGGGTGGAGAAACCTGTTCAGGTGGTGGCAGACAGACTTCATTGGGTGGTATGGGGGGGACTTCTTTAGGTTCTGCAGGAGAGGCTTCCTTAAGGCTCGGAGGAGAGTCTTCCTTCGGTGCTGGAGGAGGGACTTCCTtaggtggtggaggagagacaTCCTTAGGTGGTGGCGGAGGGACTTCTTTAGGTGGTGGCGGAGAGACTTCTTTAGGTGGTGGGAGAGAGACTTCCTTAGGGGCTGGAAGAGAGACTTCCTTAGGGGCTGGAGGAGAGACTTCCTTAGGTGGTGGCGGAGAGACTTCTTTAGGTTGTGGTGGGGGAGAGAATTCTTTAGGTTGTGGTGGGGGAGAGAATTCTTTAGGTGGCGGTGGAAAGATCTCCCTTGGCGGCAGATGGGCCTTTTTAATTGTAGGAGGGGAGACTGCTGTAATTGGCGGAGGGGGGGCTGTGTagggtggtggaggagggataTTCAGTGGTGGAGGGGCAGCCCCTTGGGATGAACTGGAATTTTGTGGTTCTGCGTCTGGTATCACTACTGATACAACAGATGTAGTTGCAGAAGACTCCCCACCAGGAGTGGACCTCTCTGGTGGCACCTGAACAGGTATGACAAACCCTACCTCACCAAACAATGGGGGAGGCGGGGGGAAATCTGTCACATCAGGACCAGCAACGTCCACTTGTGCTATtgttggaggtggaggtggaggaggccaGGAAGACTCGGGGGATACAACAGCTCGTACTAATGTGACAGAGGTAACTTCTGTGGTCTGTTTATCGTGGGGTTGAGGAGAATGGTGCGAGGGTGATGGAGACGCGAGTGCTAATGCGATCTCCATGTTGGTCTTTTCTGTGAATGTCATTGTTGCGTCTTCTTTAGTTGCTGCTGTCACTCTTTCTTCACGTTTCTCTATAGCCGTCACTAACATCTCATTTATTATGTCTCTTACTTTGGCTTTTTCTGTCACCTTGCCGTTTCCTTTCAAATCAACATTCTGAGCCAGTCTTTCATTCTTCTCTTTATGAATCTCATCATTCGAAATAACACTTTCTTGAAATTTCCTTCTCTCAATCACATGTAAGGATCCATTACTGGACTCCACTGTTACAACTGGattcttctgttttctttctacCACCGAGCTCTTCACAGATCCATCTGTAGAGGCAGAGGGCGACTGCCTCTGTTGTCTCCTGTCCTTTGGATTCTTCTTTATGATGGCATAAAGGTTGTCAGGTGCCGGTGGTCCAAGCAGCAGCTCAAAGCTTCGCTTGCTGTGAGCCCATACCTCtggtggagggggtggaggtgCGTGGACTATAGGTGGCGGAGGGATGTTAAAGAGTTCTCTCAATGTCCTTACAGAGGCACTGGCACCAACTGTGTCAACTGAGTCCATGTTATTGTCCCCAGAGGGCCTAATGTTTTTAGGAGCCTCTGATTGTGTGAGAGGGGATCGAGCTGAACCAGCAGATGTGGACCCAGGAAAGAACTTTTGAAGCTTTGCCAAGATGATTTTGTGTCTTGGAGATGTACTTTGAGGCTGTTTAGAAAGCTGTGGGGATGTTCCATCTTGGCTGGAGTAACCACTGGACGGTGAGATTATTTTTCTGGGCCTATTCTCCTGAGGTGTTTCCTGCTTCTCTTGTGAAGAATCAACATTTACAGCTTCCTCTGCCTTTAGTGCCTGGGCTCTAATGGGACTGAATGACCTTGTGGATTCATCCAGAGAACTGGTGTCAGCATTGTAGCCAGGGCTGTCTATGATACTCGAGGACATGGATGAAGGTTCTGAGtggtttttttcattttcctcaacTGTAGTGGAGATTCTGTGGTGGGAAGATTCGCCTGGAAAGACCCTAACCTCGGCCAGATCACGTGATCGCCGCTTCATCT
Proteins encoded in this window:
- the si:dkey-157l19.2 gene encoding proteoglycan 4 — its product is MSNRDSLGFGELLPQDVVQIFAQEKHSKKGHKKRSHSLGRALGWLKGKKRKNLGPNGRSLGLGPALDLALDGHHAGHKGVQRSGRQTHPHGNSHALPKRDDDDEIQAPLLVQENVFIEASRPKHLEDLHTEALEGLKMMQQEETNNGVEFQDNESTISTRTAQTDGEGGGFMTDSSIADTSSIVSVQSSVSTRSSRSGLTRQGSTFRPLNSGKKSEKTRRRRHRKTVAGIPQHVQREWGLDRQGWSLANKLDEEQLYNGETDESPTTDNQLLAAQSQKGAGASLQDKRILHPLNKAHIKQLNDSHAGHRDDLALLHRMGSGFSDGQRPRSLAVPWMTTANSLQQEPPNPVMSMSPQANYMSKIIPNAVLPPSIDVVEISRKQSRNSLRTVSKSSLLLSSPAPSRCSSRASSSRTTSSKGSTITSASRNNPHNLSDSSCWSNSESSETLVSDSSTISRSSTPRQRSQDGEAFAKEDNVSKSSNGTLIGEAQAPKKEGPFVRSLSIMKSKKAPPPPSRSYSLHNKMKRRSRDLAEVRVFPGESSHHRISTTVEENEKNHSEPSSMSSSIIDSPGYNADTSSLDESTRSFSPIRAQALKAEEAVNVDSSQEKQETPQENRPRKIISPSSGYSSQDGTSPQLSKQPQSTSPRHKIILAKLQKFFPGSTSAGSARSPLTQSEAPKNIRPSGDNNMDSVDTVGASASVRTLRELFNIPPPPIVHAPPPPPPEVWAHSKRSFELLLGPPAPDNLYAIIKKNPKDRRQQRQSPSASTDGSVKSSVVERKQKNPVVTVESSNGSLHVIERRKFQESVISNDEIHKEKNERLAQNVDLKGNGKVTEKAKVRDIINEMLVTAIEKREERVTAATKEDATMTFTEKTNMEIALALASPSPSHHSPQPHDKQTTEVTSVTLVRAVVSPESSWPPPPPPPTIAQVDVAGPDVTDFPPPPPLFGEVGFVIPVQVPPERSTPGGESSATTSVVSVVIPDAEPQNSSSSQGAAPPPLNIPPPPPYTAPPPPITAVSPPTIKKAHLPPREIFPPPPKEFSPPPQPKEFSPPPQPKEVSPPPPKEVSPPAPKEVSLPAPKEVSLPPPKEVSPPPPKEVPPPPPKDVSPPPPKEVPPPAPKEDSPPSLKEASPAEPKEVPPIPPNEVCLPPPEQVSPPKQSSPRLAIKDPPSTEILAPSTEEVVLLSSQESVSQSSVEETLACKLNPPQSIPPSPTLQSQPYVSERDIDLPKEDIVPDPEINQVSTSSILLPPQSIPPPPPVEQPQAVPRQTTDEVPPSQPSEVSIPQGPETSPSPEEPAPSQSVNIPLPPPLPMQGLTSIKLQSSTVSTENQSQELNSAHVVEEEPTPFVTPSLLQMVKLRSVNSSPEPPKAQEELKTEVTMRKQQPSDQAPTSSANGEAPQKPIRRSLIVTCPTSTSLPAIVTSQPALPKSQSLVAPPASSSTVPSPTKKSPPATTASPSMKLQEAIRLRTAARSKESPASRLSVPSPTSPLDLQRSPKSPTSTASFIFSKSNRKVVIETKPVTEAKTRVQNKLEVSPVTKVVSESESLKKASKMPPPVAKKPKSKATENETSEGTEQTAGQEAQQESNHDGAEKTNGTAGAAEGGETVST